CGCTGGCGCAGGAAGCGCTGGCCGCAGGCTATCGCGTGATCGGTACGGTGCGCAATACAGAGGCAAAACACGCGTTTGAGGCGCTGTCATCCGGCCGCGCTTACGGGCGCATCCTGGATATCACGGATTTCTCCGCGATCGACAGTGTCATTGCCGAAGCGCAAACCAGCGTGGGGCCAATTGATGTGCTGGTGAATAACGCGGGTTACGGTCATGAAGGAGTGATGGAGGAGTCATCGCTGGACGCCCTGCGCCACCAGTTTGAGGTTAACGTGTTCGGCGCCGTCGCCATGATGAAAGCGGTACTTCCAGGCATGCGCCAACGGCGTCGCGGGCACATCATCAACATCACCTCAATGGGGGGATTTATTACTATGCCGGGCATTACTTACTACTGCGGCAGCAAATTTGCGCTGGAGGGGATTTCCGACGCGCTGGGCAAAGAGGTGCAGCCGTTTGGCATTTTCGTTACCGCCGTCGCGCCCGGTTCGTTTCGTACTGAATGGGCGGGCCGTTCGATGATCCGTTCGCCCCGCTCGATTGCCGATTACGATGCGATTTTCGATCCTATTCGCAAAGCGCGCGAGGAGAAAAGCGGCAAGCAACTGGGCGATACAGCAAAAGCCGCCCGTGCGATGCTGGCCATTATGCAAAGCGCTACGCCGCCTGCCCACCTGCTGTTAGGTAGCGATGCGCTCACGCTGGTGCGGGAGAAACTGGCGACGCTGACAACAGAAATCAATGCCTGGGAGAGCGTGACACGTTCCACCGACGGGTAACCTCCTAAACAACCGGGTAGCCACTACCCGGTTGTGTCAAAACCGGCTGACGCACTCCATCGCCACGCTTCGGAAGGCGGCGAAATTGGCGCAATCACAAAGCCTTGAAGCTGCGCGCTCGCGCAGGAAGGTGACAAAAATATCGTAGATCGCCATCGCCTCTTCATACTCGCTTTTACTGATCGCCAGCAGGAAGATGACATGCGCGATCTCCTCGC
Above is a genomic segment from Kosakonia radicincitans DSM 16656 containing:
- a CDS encoding oxidoreductase, with translation MSAEKIVFITGVSSGFGRALAQEALAAGYRVIGTVRNTEAKHAFEALSSGRAYGRILDITDFSAIDSVIAEAQTSVGPIDVLVNNAGYGHEGVMEESSLDALRHQFEVNVFGAVAMMKAVLPGMRQRRRGHIINITSMGGFITMPGITYYCGSKFALEGISDALGKEVQPFGIFVTAVAPGSFRTEWAGRSMIRSPRSIADYDAIFDPIRKAREEKSGKQLGDTAKAARAMLAIMQSATPPAHLLLGSDALTLVREKLATLTTEINAWESVTRSTDG